Proteins encoded by one window of Chaetodon trifascialis isolate fChaTrf1 chromosome 15, fChaTrf1.hap1, whole genome shotgun sequence:
- the LOC139343205 gene encoding zona pellucida sperm-binding protein 3-like has product METLYLWVSLLAGLLFCVSSSFAFPSDHGTQHASLHRPQMTKHPVHESEGRVQVNTVRVTCHPDSLEIIIEADLFGFGAPVNGDELRLGVEHNDFCRATASSRDEYRIIVGLMDCGTKHWMTEDSLVYTNLLIYSPTASPDGLIRMDEAVIPVECHYERKYSLSSSSLTPTWIPFMSTQAAVETLTFDLRIMTNDWLYERSSNVFYLGEPISMEASVRVGHHMGLRVFVSSCVATLNPDIYSVPRYIFVENGCLVDSELPGSRSHFLPRTQDDKLHLVIDAFRFHNEDKGELYITCHLNAIPLNDAEAPNKACTLINGRWRSADGNDFLCGHCQKQNEVGQIHNKPSSIGKFAPRGFGKPADSEALTKGLKTNKVWEQEARVGPMVVLPGMQKSGPIPVEELPPVLNKISRPALYGSQWRSGLNDRGADLRKGLLPSTPEQVEVQAADSEQNQDVTSSTDLKDGDAESQVAAPVVKSEPLVVANNGTADLSDVSPTAQIAVDVTANATATESDFSDTTDPKR; this is encoded by the exons ATGGAGACCTTGTATTTGTGGGTTAGCCTCCTTGCTGGACTCTTGTTCTGCGTTAGCTCATCTTTTGCTTTTCCATCCGATCATGGCACACAACACGCGTCACTTCACAGACCTCAGATGACCAAACACCCTGTGCACGAGTCAGAGGGACGAGTGCAGGTGAACACTGTCCGAGTGACCTGCCATCCAGACTCGCTGGAGATCATTATCGAAGCTGACTTGTTTGGATTTGGAGCTCCTGTTAACGGTGACGAGTTGCGCCTTGGAGTGGAGCACAATGATTTCTGCAGAGCTACAGCATCTTCAAGAGACGAGTACAGAATCATTGTTGGACTGATGGACTGCGGCACCAAACACTGG ATGACTGAAGACTCTCTGGTCTACACAAACCTCCTCATATACTCTCCGACGGCCTCTCCAGATGGGCTGATTCGAATGGATGAGGCAGTAATTCCAGTTGAGTGTCATTACGAAAG GAAGTACAGTTTGTCCAGTTCTTCACTCACACCTACCTGGATCCCCTTCATGTCTACTCAAGCTGCAGTGGAAACCTTGACGTTTGACTTGAGAATTATGACAA ATGACTGGCTTTATGAAAGAAGCTCTAATGTGTTTTACCTCGGTGAGCCCATCAGCATGGAAGCTTCCGTCAGAGTTGGACATCACATGGGGCTGCGAGTGTTTGTGAGCAGCTGTGTGGCCACACTTAACCCAGATATATACTCTGTTCCCAGATACATCTTTGTTGAAAACGG GTGCTTGGTTGACTCTGAGCTTCCAGGTTCAAGGTCTCACTTCCTACCCAGGACACAGGATGACAAGCTCCACTTGGTCATTGATGCCTTTAGGTTTCATAATGAGGACAAAGGAGAG CTCTACATCACTTGTCACCTGAATGCCATACCGCTAAATGATGCCGAGGCACCAAACAAGGCGTGCACTTTGATAAATGGAAG ATGGAGGTCAGCGGATGGTAATGACTTCTTATGTGGgcactgtcaaaaacaaaatgaagttGGCCAAATTCACAACAAGCCCAGCAGCATCGGCAAGTTTGCTCCTCGTGGGTTTGGGAAGCCGGCTGATTCTGAAGCCTTGACGAAGGGACTGAAGACCAATAAAG TGTGGGAACAGGAGGCACGAGTGGGTCCAATGGTGGTCTTGCCAGGCATGCAGAAAAGTGGACCCATACCTGTGGAAGAGCTTCCTCCTGTTCTCAATAAAATCAGCAGGCCTGCACTGTATGGCAGCCAGTGGAGGAGTGGATTAAACGACAGAGGAGCTG ATTTAAGGAAGGGACTGCTTCCATCTACACCAGAGCAGGTAGAGGTTCAGGCTGCTGATTCTGAACAGAATCAAGACGTCACAAGTAGCACAGACCTCAAAG ACGGAGATGCAGAAAGTCAAGTCGCCGCTCCTGTGGTCAAATCAGAGCCATTAGTGGTGGCCAATAATGGCACAGCggacctcagtgacgtcagcCCCACTGCTCAGATTGCGGTGGACGTGACTGCAAATGCAACGGCTACAGAATCTGACTTTTCAGATACAACCGACCCAAAGAGATAA
- the LOC139344170 gene encoding uncharacterized protein — protein MKTSLACTLIFIQLFEACAELIFRQLTEGQSLELSCSPQHEHGSLTSLHLYHRGVQSQTTLLSMAEGGELRVDPEHRLRLQLSGGLDSPQVNVTLTHLQPSDTGFYMWELSYRDDPQTILSDEKVFLLVEGTGRSCQCSPRYPPLLLTVFTAAGLLLLILSWLAVEKCVKARRHHRLQPSAPIYEEMTRKQQSAGIPQNNLEAPSHPEEVNFPVYANPNIRQPQDNYYACPRQLALRA, from the exons ATGAAGACGAGCTTAGCATGCACTCTCATCTTCATTCAGCTCTTTGAAG CCTGTGCAGAGTTGATCTTCAGGCAGCTGACAGAGGGCCAGTCCCTGGAGCTCTCCTGCTCCCCCCAGCATGAGCACGGCAGCCTGACAAGCCTCCACCTTTACCACCGAGGAGTCCAGAGCCAGACGACCCTGCTGTCGATGGCTGAGGGCGGAGAGCTCAGGGTCGACCCGGAGCACAGGCTGCGTCTGCAGCTCAGTGGAGGGCTGGACTCCCCGCAGGTCAATGTGACCCTAACCCACTTACAGCCCAGTGACACGGGCTTCTACATGTGGGAGCTGAGCTACAGAGATGATCCTCAGACCATCCTCAGCGATGAAAAGGTTTTCTTATTGGTTGAAGGGACAG ggaGGTCATGCCAGTGCTCCCCACGTTACCCTCCGCTGCTCTTGACCGTCTTTACAGCAGCAGGCCTTCTTCTGCTCATCCTCAGCTGGCTGGCCGTAGAGAAATGT GTGAAGGCGAGGCGTCATCACAGACTGCAGCCTTCTGCTCCCATTTATGAGGAAATgaccaggaagcagcagagcgCTGGAATCCCCCAAAATAACCTTGAGGCCCCCTCACACCCGGAGGAAGTCAACTTCCCCGTGTACGCTAACCCCAACATCCGACAGCCACAGGACAACTACTACGCCTGTCCCAGACAGCTCGCCCTCAGAGCCTGA